CAGCAGACCGAGCTGCGCCTCGCGGAGATGCGCCAGCCCCTCGCCCAGCTCGCCGGCACCCTCTACAAGCAGCCCGATGTCGGCATCATGGGCATCATGACCTCCGGTTCCATCGACGACGACCTGCAGGCCGAGTCCCACGTCGTCAAGTTGACCGAGGACAAGGAGGCGATCCTCGACGAGGCCAACGAGCTCCGCGACGAGCAGGGCGAACTCACCACGACCGCCCAGGAGCTGCAGTCCCAGACCCAGCTCGAGCGGGTCGAACTCGCCGACGACCTCGATGCCCTCAAGGAGCAGTCGGAGGAGAGCACCGAAAGGCTCGTCCAGGAGCTGGAGGACCGGGGGCTGTCCGTGGACGCCTACATGGCCGGCGTCGAGTGCGACCCCTCGGCCGGCGAGGCCGCCGCCGGCTACCCCAACGGTCTGCTGCCCCAGAGCGCCCTGTGCGAGGTGCACGAGGAGGGGCACTTCCTGCGCGCCGACGCCGCCATCGACTTCCTCGAGATGAACGAGGCCTACACCGAGCAGTTCGGCAAGGAGATCTGCCTGACCAGCTCCTACCGGGACCTCCCCAACCAGCAGCGCGTCTACGCCGAGCAGCCGCCCGGCAACGCGGCCGTCCCCGGCACCAGCAACCACGGCCTCGGCCAGGCCGTCGACATGTGCGGCGGCGTGCAGAACCAGGGGAGCCCGGAGTTCAACTGGCTGGAGGCCAATTCCCGGCAGTGGGGCTGGTTCCACCCGCAATGGGCCTACTCCAGCCCGTTCGAACCCTGGCACTGGGAGTACGAGACCGGCGGCTGATCCTCGCCCGCCGCGCGGGCGGGGCCGCGCGGCGCCGGAGGGCCGGGGGCGGCCGAAGATCACACCGTCTCGGGGATCACCTCGGAGGTGCAGTTCGGGCAGCGACTGGCCTTCTTGGAGATCTCGCTGAAGCATTGCGGGCATTCGCGGGTGGTGGCCTCGGCCTTCTCGGTGAACCGATCGATCACGTGCGTCATGGGCAGCACCACGAAGAAGTACAGGATCGCCGCGGTGAGCACGAAGGAGATCAGCGCGTCGACGAACGCGCCGTAGAGGAACTCGCTGCCGTTGACCGTGAAGGTCAGCTCGGCGAACTTGGGGACGCCGCCGAAGACCCCGAGCAGCGGGGTGATGAAGCCCGCGGTGAACGCCGTGATCAGCTCCGAGAACACGGCGCCGATGACCACGGCCACCGCCAACTGGATCAGGTTGCCCTGGAGCAGGAACTTCTTGAATCCGCTCATGGTTGTCCCCACATTCGACTCGTCCGGGTCCGTCCGCCGCGGGCACCGAGGGGTGTTCGGACGCCGTTGGGCGGCTGCCCGCGGCCGCTTCTCGCGCCGTCCGGTCCGCGGAGCAGGGGCTCACGCGCCGGGCGGCGTGCACCCCGACAGGCTAGCGTCAACCGCGGATGGTGATCGAAAGGCGGCCTGAAACGGTGTGAGCTGCGATGACGCGGGCCTCTTCGGTGCTCACGGCCACCAGGACGAGCGCACCGGACTCCCCGGCGGGGGCTTCCTCCTCGGGGACGGCGATCACCGGCCGGTCGGCCGCAACGACCTCGGCCGGGGCCGTGGCGCCGCCGAACTCCGCGGCGAGGGGGTCGTGCGCGGCGGCCAGGACGTCGATCCTGCTGCCCGGCCGCAGCAGCGCGGCCGCGCCGGGGTCGGCGACCCTGACCGGGGCCGCGACGACGTCGGCGCCGTGGCCGGCGGCGGGCGGGTCGGCGAGGCGGGCGTCGGTGAACACCTCACCGCGGCGGACCGGGGAGCGCAGCGACGCTCCGGTGAGGGCCGTGTCGGGACGCAGCGCACCATCGGGCACGGCGTCCCCGGGCAGCGCGCGCACGGCGGTGTCGCCCTCGCCCAGCGGAGCCAGCGCGGTGAGGTCGCGGGCGGCGACGACGACGTCCACGGTGGGCGCGGTCGGCGGGCGCAGCACGAGCACGATCCCGGCCGCGGCCAGCGCGGCGCAGCAGGCGCCGAGCGTGCGGCGCCATCGGGCGAGGAGCAGTACGGCCCCGCGGCGGCGCGACGGGGTCAACGACATGGCCGGCACCGCCGACCGGGAGGAAGGTCCATGCCCGCACGGTAGGCGAGGCCGGGCCGGCGGGGTCGGCGCCGTCCACAGGCGGGGGCCGAGACGCACGGAAGGCCGGGGCCACCGCATGCGGTGACCCCGGCCGTGGCGCCGTGCGACGGGCCGGATGCCCTTCGGGCGGAGGGCGGTCTCAGGCGACCTTGGTGGCGGCGGAGCCGTCGGAGCCGCCGCTGGAGCCGCCGGATCCGCTCGATGCGGTGGTGGCCTCGGTGCTCTTGCTCTCAGACCCCGAGGCCTTGTCGGCCTTGTCCGAGTCCTTGGAGCCGCCGGAGTTCCCGTTCGGCGTGGAGCCGTTGGAGCTGGAAGCGCTGTCGGTGCGGTAGAAGCCCGAGCCCTTGAACACGATGCCCACGGCGGAATACACCTTGCGCAGCCTGCCCTGGCACTCCTGGCAGGTGGTCAGCGAGTCGTCGCTGAAACTCTGCACGACCTCCAGTTGGGCGCCGCACTCGGTGCACGCGTACTGGTACGTAGGCACGGATCCTCCTTGCTGGCACTCTCGCCCGTCGACTGCTAAATAGTACGCGCTCGGACAGCACGATCGCGACATTGGGGGGTGGGGTGCCGTTCCCGGTGAAGCTGCCGCGGATATAACGCGATCCGGGGCGGAGGTGTTCCGCCGGGCCTAGAACCGGTGCACGCCGCCGCCGGGGGTCACCACCGCGCGCACCGGGAGGTCGTGCGGCTCGGCCGGCACGGAGTCCACCAGTTCCGCGTCGTAGACCACCGCGAAGGTGAGCGCGTGTGCGCCGACCCCGGCCAGCGCGCGGTCGTAGCAGCCGGCGCCCCGGCCCAGCCGCCGGCCGGACCGGTCGACCGCCAGGGCCGGGCAGACGACGGCGGCGCAGCGGCGCACCGCCTCGGCCCCGTAGCGCGGCCCGGTCGGCTCCAGCAGTCCGTGCCCTGCCGGAGCCATGTCGTCGGGGCCGTCGTAGGCGGCCCAGTCCAGCTCGCCGTCCGGCCGGAAGACCGGCAGCAGGACGTAGACGCCGTGCTTCCACAGCCCGGTGACGAGTTTGCGGGTGTCGGGCTCGGTCCCCACCGAGTAGTAGGCGGCCACCGTTCCGCCCATGGTCAACTGCGGCAGGGCGAGCAGGTGATCGCGGATGGCCGACCCGGCCTCGGCCCTGCGTTCGGCCGGCATCTCCCGCCGCCGCGCCAGCATCCGCTCGCGCACGAGCCTCTTGGCCCCGGCGGTGTCCGTGGCACTGTCCATGGCAGAGGAGTCTAGGCAAGGCCGCCGCGGGTTCTACCCCGATCGGCGGTGCGCGGGTGAGAACCGGATTAAGAACGGGTGAAGGCTCGTCGGGAGGTGAACGGGGAATCCCCGCAGAACCTGCGCATACCCGGATCGGAGGTCGCGCGCCTGAGCCGCGATCGGAACCCGGTGGCCTACAGTGCCGACATGGCTGATTCGCACCGTGCTGCAACCCCCGTCACCAAGGCCGTCGTACCGGCCGCAGGCCTGGGCACCCGTTTCCTCCCGGCGACGAAGGCGACTCCGAAGGAGATGCTGCCGATCGTCGACAAACCGGCGATCCAGTACGTCGTGGAGGAGGCCGTCGCGGCCGGGCTCCACGACGTCCTCATGATCACCGGCCGCAGCAAGCGCTCCATCGAGGACCACTTCGACCGCGCCTACGAACTCGAAGAGGCCCTGCGCGCCAAGAACGACACCCAGCGGCTGCACTCGGTGCGCGAGTCCAGCGAGCTCGCCCACGTGCACTACGTCCGCCAGGGCGAGCCGCGCGGCCTCGGCCACGCCGTGCTGTGCGCCGAGGCCCACGTCGGCGACGACCCCTTCGCCGTGCTGCTCGGCGACGACCTCATCGGTGGGCAGGACGCGCTGCTCAAGCGCATGATCGAGGTGCGGGAGACCTACGGCGGCAGCGTCGTCGCGCTCATGGAGGTGGAGCCGGAGCAGGTTTCGCTGTACGGCTGCGCCGCGATCGAGGCCACCGGCGAGGACGACGTCGTGACGGTCACCGACCTGGTCGAGAAGCCGCCGGCCGACCAGGCCCCCAGCCGCTGGGCGATCATCGGCCGCTACGTCTGCGACCCCGCGGTCTTCGGCGTGCTGAGCGAGACGCCTCCCGGCCGCGGCGGCGAGATCCAGTTGACCGACGCGCTGCGCGAGCTCGCCCACCGCAAGCCGGCCGACGGCGGTCCGGTGCACGGCGTGCTGTTCCGCGGCCAGCGCTACGACACCGGCAACAAGGTCGACTACCTTCGCACTGTGGTGGAATTCGCGTGCGACCGCCCGGATCTCGCCAAGGAGTTCCTCCCGTGGCTGCGCGAGTTCGTGGCCGAACGCGGCGAGGGAGCCGCACGTTAGGGGAGGGGGCGCCGATGCCGGCAACGGGAGAGGGAGTGGGATGAAGACCGTCGAACAGCACACCGCCGACATCCTGGAACTGGTCGAGCCGCTCGAACCGATCGAGCTGGGCCTGCTCGGGGCGCACGGCGCGGTGCTCGCGGAGCCCGTCGCCTCCTCGGTGCAGCTGCCAGGGTTCGACAACTCCTCGATGGACGGCTACGCGGTCCGTGCGGTCGACGTCGCCGCGGCCTCCCAGGAGGCGCCGGTGTCGCTGCCGGTCGTCGCCGACATCCCCGCCGGTGACGCCGGAACCGGCGCCATCCCGGTCGGCACGTGCGCGCGCATCATGACCGGCGCCCCGGTCCCCGTCGGGGCCGACGCCGTGGTCCCGGTGGAGTGGACCGACGGGGGAGTGGCCTCCGTGACCGTCCACCGCTCGGTCCGCGAGGGCAACGCGATCCGCAGGGCCGGCGAGGACGTCGACAAGGGCGCGGTGGTGCTGCGCCAGGGGGCGCGCATCGGGGCGGCCGAGATGGCCGTGCTCGCAGCGGTCGGCCGCAGTTCGGTCCGGGTGCACCCGAGGCCGCGCGTCGTCGTGCTGTCCACCGGCGAGGAACTGGTGGAGCCGGGCGACCCGATCGGCCCGGGCCAGATCTGGGAGTCCAACAGCTACATGCTCACCGCGGCCGCGATCGACGCCGGCTGCACCGCCTACCGGCAGGGCTTCATCGGCGACGAGCCGGCCACGGTCCTCGACACGCTCGACGACGTGCTGGCGCAGGCCGACGTCATCGTCACCACGGGCGGCGTCAGCATGGGCGCCTACGACGTGGTCAAGGAGGTGCTGTCGCGCCTGGGCACGGTCCGCTTCGAGAAGGTCGCCATGCAGCCGGGCATGCCGCAGGGGTTCGGCACGATCGGGGAGTCGCGCACTCCCATCGTGACGCTGCCGGGCAACCCGGTCAGCTCCTACGTCTCCTTCCACCTGTTCGTCCTGCCGGCCCTGCGCCGGATGCGCGGCCTGCCCCAGCAGCCGCTGCCCTCGGTGCGCGCCCGCCTGGTCGCGCCGGTCGTCTCCTCGCCGCGGGGCAAGCGCTCCTACCTGCGCGCGGTCCTGGCCTACGACGGGGCCGACGCCGGCCTCGGCTACACCGCGGCGCCCGTCTCCCGGCAGGGGTCCCACCAGCTCTCCGCCCTCGCCGAGACCAACGCCCTGGTCGTGGTCCCCGAGGCGGTCACGGAGCTGCCCGAGGGCAGCCTGGTGGAGGCGGTCAAGCTGCCCGGCGGCTACTAGAACGGACCCTGGGCGCGCG
This sequence is a window from Spinactinospora alkalitolerans. Protein-coding genes within it:
- a CDS encoding D-alanyl-D-alanine carboxypeptidase family protein; amino-acid sequence: MLCTLVLTLVLGPGWQVAVAPVADRAAADDLDALKQRAEEAKEELEEATEEYTEREEALEDAQDELVTTLHELQQTELRLAEMRQPLAQLAGTLYKQPDVGIMGIMTSGSIDDDLQAESHVVKLTEDKEAILDEANELRDEQGELTTTAQELQSQTQLERVELADDLDALKEQSEESTERLVQELEDRGLSVDAYMAGVECDPSAGEAAAGYPNGLLPQSALCEVHEEGHFLRADAAIDFLEMNEAYTEQFGKEICLTSSYRDLPNQQRVYAEQPPGNAAVPGTSNHGLGQAVDMCGGVQNQGSPEFNWLEANSRQWGWFHPQWAYSSPFEPWHWEYETGG
- a CDS encoding MscL family protein; translation: MSGFKKFLLQGNLIQLAVAVVIGAVFSELITAFTAGFITPLLGVFGGVPKFAELTFTVNGSEFLYGAFVDALISFVLTAAILYFFVVLPMTHVIDRFTEKAEATTRECPQCFSEISKKASRCPNCTSEVIPETV
- a CDS encoding SAF domain-containing protein gives rise to the protein MSLTPSRRRGAVLLLARWRRTLGACCAALAAAGIVLVLRPPTAPTVDVVVAARDLTALAPLGEGDTAVRALPGDAVPDGALRPDTALTGASLRSPVRRGEVFTDARLADPPAAGHGADVVAAPVRVADPGAAALLRPGSRIDVLAAAHDPLAAEFGGATAPAEVVAADRPVIAVPEEEAPAGESGALVLVAVSTEEARVIAAHTVSGRLSITIRG
- a CDS encoding FmdB family zinc ribbon protein, which produces MPTYQYACTECGAQLEVVQSFSDDSLTTCQECQGRLRKVYSAVGIVFKGSGFYRTDSASSSNGSTPNGNSGGSKDSDKADKASGSESKSTEATTASSGSGGSSGGSDGSAATKVA
- a CDS encoding 5-formyltetrahydrofolate cyclo-ligase encodes the protein MDSATDTAGAKRLVRERMLARRREMPAERRAEAGSAIRDHLLALPQLTMGGTVAAYYSVGTEPDTRKLVTGLWKHGVYVLLPVFRPDGELDWAAYDGPDDMAPAGHGLLEPTGPRYGAEAVRRCAAVVCPALAVDRSGRRLGRGAGCYDRALAGVGAHALTFAVVYDAELVDSVPAEPHDLPVRAVVTPGGGVHRF
- the galU gene encoding UTP--glucose-1-phosphate uridylyltransferase GalU is translated as MADSHRAATPVTKAVVPAAGLGTRFLPATKATPKEMLPIVDKPAIQYVVEEAVAAGLHDVLMITGRSKRSIEDHFDRAYELEEALRAKNDTQRLHSVRESSELAHVHYVRQGEPRGLGHAVLCAEAHVGDDPFAVLLGDDLIGGQDALLKRMIEVRETYGGSVVALMEVEPEQVSLYGCAAIEATGEDDVVTVTDLVEKPPADQAPSRWAIIGRYVCDPAVFGVLSETPPGRGGEIQLTDALRELAHRKPADGGPVHGVLFRGQRYDTGNKVDYLRTVVEFACDRPDLAKEFLPWLREFVAERGEGAAR
- the glp gene encoding molybdotransferase-like divisome protein Glp, whose translation is MKTVEQHTADILELVEPLEPIELGLLGAHGAVLAEPVASSVQLPGFDNSSMDGYAVRAVDVAAASQEAPVSLPVVADIPAGDAGTGAIPVGTCARIMTGAPVPVGADAVVPVEWTDGGVASVTVHRSVREGNAIRRAGEDVDKGAVVLRQGARIGAAEMAVLAAVGRSSVRVHPRPRVVVLSTGEELVEPGDPIGPGQIWESNSYMLTAAAIDAGCTAYRQGFIGDEPATVLDTLDDVLAQADVIVTTGGVSMGAYDVVKEVLSRLGTVRFEKVAMQPGMPQGFGTIGESRTPIVTLPGNPVSSYVSFHLFVLPALRRMRGLPQQPLPSVRARLVAPVVSSPRGKRSYLRAVLAYDGADAGLGYTAAPVSRQGSHQLSALAETNALVVVPEAVTELPEGSLVEAVKLPGGY